From the genome of Streptomyces sp. JH34:
CCACAGGCCGACCGTTTGGGAGCGCTTGGCCTTCGGGTTCTTCACGGAGTGCGCTTCGTCGACTACCAGCAGCCCGACCTCCCCGCCGCCCGGTGCGGGAAAGCCGCGCAGCGCGTCGAACGTGGTCACCCCGACGCCGCCCTGCCCCTCCCAGTCGGCGAACGCGTAGTGCCGGTCGGGACCGTGGAGCACCACGACGCGCAGGGCGCTGCGGGCCTCGATCTCCCGTGTCCAGTTCACGAGGACGCTCGCCGGGCAGACGACCATGAAGTGGCTCTGTCCCTCGGCGGCCAGGTGGGCGAGGACGGCGATCGCCTGGATGGTCTTCCCGAGGCCCATCTCGTCGCCGAGTATCACCTTGCGCTGCGCCAGCGCGAACCGTGCGCCGAACGCCTGGTAGCCACGCAGGGAGACCCGCCGGTGCGTGTCGTCGAGGTGCTGGGTCCGTACCCGCTCCGCGATCTCGTCCGGCAGGAAGCCCTCTGCGGCAGCCGCGTCCGGCAGCCGCCCGGAGATCTCGGCGAGCAGGCTGTAGTACTCGGCGGAGCGGAGTTCGAAGTCCACCCAGGCCGCGACGTCGGACGAGAGCCCCCGGAGCAGGTCCACCGACGCCTGGGCGAGCAGCTCGGGCAGGCCCGCCTGCTCCGCCTCGTCCACCAGCGACCGGGTCCCGGCTACCGCCGCCCACGCGCGAGCCTTCTTCTCCCGGCCGGCCAGAAGCATCCGGACCCTACCGGCGGCGGGCCTCGCGTCGGCCAGCAACAGACCGAGCCGTTCCGCCAGGACGGTCGCGTTGTCGACCGCACGCCGAGCGTCCGGGCCGGCCGCCACCAGGACGTGCAGGGCCCTGACGAGCACGGTGGTGCCCGGTTCCGGCCGGTCCACGTCGATGTGGACGGCCACGGTCTCGTGCACGGCCTCGGAGAGCCGGCGGGCGGCGGCGAGCATCTGGTCGACAGTGCGCTGGCCGACACCGGGAATCTGCCGCAGCCGGTAGGGAGCCGTTTCGAGCACACTGCCCACGGTGCGCAGTCCGCTCTTCTCGACGCTCCCGAGCCGCAGCCGCCCTTCGGTGACGTCCTGCAGCCGGGCGACGGGAATGGCGTCGAGCTCCCGCTTCACCGCCGCATCGTGGATCGGCTTCAGCGCCGCCCGTACCGCCTCCACTGCCCTTCCGTGGTCACCGACCACAGCCTGCGCCGCCTCGTACAGTCGCGTTCCCCTCGCGAGTGTGTCCCGCTCTTCACGCCCCACGCTTCCCCCGCCCCTCACCCGGCCCTTCCCTCATCTTCCCACCGCCCCACACGGGCCTCGACGGGCTTTCGCAGCTCCTCCCGGGTCGAGCAACCCCGGGGCAGCCGTCCGCATCCCGGACTTCCCGAGGATCTCGCCGAGGCCGTACGGGCCCATGTCGGGCCCGGCGGTTTCCGACGACTGGTCGAACCTGTGCGGCGACCGCGTACAGATCAAGGACGTCTGACCTCGGCGTCTGCTCCATCCCGGCACCGGAAAAACCAAGGGCCCGACTCCGGAGAGCCGGACCCTGTCCGACCTGCACGTTTGCCAGATCGGCGACGTGATGACAGGTCAGCTGCTACACATTGAAGCGGAATGTCTGCGGTCTGATCCTGACCTGCGAAGGAGCCCCATCCAGGGCCCTGACCAGCCACTTCTCCTTTGGCTCGCGTTGGCCTGTGGCGGGCGCTTACGGGTGTCCCGCGGACTCTCTGCGGACCGGACGGATACCCGTCCGCACAGTCCACGCGGCTACGACCATTTACACCCAGACACTTACGACCACCGGTAGCATGGGGACCATGAGTAGTAGCAAGAAGTATTCGATCAGCCTGCCCGAGGACCTCGCCGAAGCCGCACGCGCCCACGTCGGGCCCGGCGGTTTCTCGTCCTACGTCGCCGAAGCCCTCGAACAACGGGTCGCCATGGACAAGCTCCGGGAGGTCGTCGCCGACTTCGCGACCGACAATGACGAGCTCACCCGCGAGGAAGTCGAAGCCGCCCGCACGCTGCTGCGCCATGACCACCGGCAGGTCGGCGGGGCCGCAGCCTGATGCCCGGCACCCTACTGCTCGACAGCGAAGGCCTCTCCAAGCTCTACCGCAAGGACCGCACCGTCATGGCCCTGATCCAAGCGGCATCGGAGGAAGGCATCCGCGTGGCCACAAGCGCCATGACCACCCTCGA
Proteins encoded in this window:
- a CDS encoding DEAD/DEAH box helicase; the protein is MGREERDTLARGTRLYEAAQAVVGDHGRAVEAVRAALKPIHDAAVKRELDAIPVARLQDVTEGRLRLGSVEKSGLRTVGSVLETAPYRLRQIPGVGQRTVDQMLAAARRLSEAVHETVAVHIDVDRPEPGTTVLVRALHVLVAAGPDARRAVDNATVLAERLGLLLADARPAAGRVRMLLAGREKKARAWAAVAGTRSLVDEAEQAGLPELLAQASVDLLRGLSSDVAAWVDFELRSAEYYSLLAEISGRLPDAAAAEGFLPDEIAERVRTQHLDDTHRRVSLRGYQAFGARFALAQRKVILGDEMGLGKTIQAIAVLAHLAAEGQSHFMVVCPASVLVNWTREIEARSALRVVVLHGPDRHYAFADWEGQGGVGVTTFDALRGFPAPGGGEVGLLVVDEAHSVKNPKAKRSQTVGLWAERSERTLFMTGTPMENRVVEFRNLVHMLDGDVADSLGEGDALAGSVAFRKAVAPVYLRRNQEDVLTELPSLQQTDEWEELSASDEEAYREAVRAGNFMAMRRAAYMCPEKSAKLDRLLEIVQESGENGQKTVVFSNFKDVLGVVKEALAAGTAKTTPVFGPLTGGVPAQRRQEIVDDFAGVQGPAVLLGQIQAAGVGLNMQAASVVVICEPQIKPTIEHQAVARAHRMGQVRPVRVHRLLATGGVDERMVRMLETKTRLFDAYARRSAMAEATPDAVDVSDTELARRIVEEEQARLGMTDERLMPAE